The following is a genomic window from Pedobacter sp. KBS0701.
ATGGCCGAGTTTTTAACCAGCGAAAAAATTGTGTTTAAAACGTATAAAGACCAGGTTATTTTTGAAAAGAACGAAATCTTAAAAGCAGACAAGACGCCTTACACCGTTTTTACCCCCTTCTACAAACAATGGCATGCTAAATTGAATGATTTTTATGTAAAAGCATATCCTACAAAAAAATACTTCAGAAATTTATTACAAACCAAACACCTGCCGCTCCCAACTTTAAAAGAAATCGACTTTGAAAAAAGTAAGCTGGATTTTCCTGAAATCAGTTATAAGAGCAAACTCGGTGATTATGCAAAAGAACGCGATTTCCCCGCGCTTGATGGCACTACGCATATTGGTCTGCATTTGCGTTTTGGCACCTTAAGCATCCGGAAAGCCGTTAAAGATGCTTTAGAAGCAAAATCAAATGTCTGGCTTTCTGAATTGGCCTGGCGGGAATTTTATATGACCATCCTTTGGCATTTCCCCTACTCGGCTTCAGATTCGTTTAAAAAACAATACGATAAAATTAAATGGCGTAACAACGAAGATGAGTTTAAGGCATGGCGTGAGGGCAATACGGGCTATCCTATTGTTGATGCCGGCATGCGCCAGCTTAACCAAACCGGATGGATGCACAACCGCGTACGCATGATTGTGGGCAGTTTTTTAACTAAACATTTACTGATCGATTGGCGCTGGGGAGAAACCTATTTTGCTGAAAAACTATTGGATTATGAAATGGCCAGTAATGTTGGCGGCTGGCAGTGGGCTGCAGGATCAGGAAACGATGCTGCCCCTTATTTTAGGGTTTTTAATCCGGAACTCCAGACTAAAAAATTTGACCCAAAATTTGAATACATTAAAAAATGGGTACCCGAATTCGGCACAAAAAAATATGCCCAACCAATAGTTGAGCATACTTTTGCAAGGGAAAGGGTTTTAAAAGTTTTTAAGGAAGCTTTATCTAATTCGTAACACTTACTATTTCGATATCAAAATCTAGTATGGCATTAGGAGGAATAGCATTACTTCCACTGGTTTTATAAGCCAAATCAGATGGAATAATCATTCTAAATTTTGCACCAGCAGTATATTTCCTAACAATATTTTTCCATCCTTGAACATAAATACTGGCAAAAGTTGCCGAAAAAGTACCATCTGTAGATGAATCAAAAACGGTACCGTCTAAAAATCTTCCAGTATATTTATAAACAACAGTGCTTTCATCGCTAATTGCATCAGTACCTGTACCAACAGTATTAGTAATATAATAAACACGAGAGGGATCTTTAGTTGCTGTTAAATTTTTAGCAGCTAAAAAGCTTTGGATCTTTGCATCATCAAATAACCACTGTTTATGGTATGGGTAAGTTTTAATTATAAAATCAAGATTTTCATTTGAAGGAATTGGTCCTACACCATTTCTACCAAAGGCTAAATATGAAGGCAACAAAATCCTGGCTGTACCTCCTGGTTTTAATTTAAGTACAGCTGTTCTTAATGCGGGTATGTTGTATGTACTTGTTGATAAAGAGCCCTGATAAAAGCTATTCAAATAGCCAACGTAAGTACCTAAATTACCATTTGAGGGTGACTGGAGATAAGTTGTTCCATTCGTCATAGATTTAACAGTCACATCATACAATACCGAATCTGTATTTAAGAATAGCTCACCATCAGTAGGGTTTGTAACCTGATAATAAAATCCTGTTTTAGCAGAATCAGGCACCATTTGTGTTAAACTATTCTTTGATATATATGCCTTTATAGCTGCATCATCTACAGTTTGTGCAGTATCATAGTCCTTTTTGCAAGAGCTGAAAACTACAGTAGCCAGTAAAAGTGTCAACAGGCCAAGTTTAGTAAATTTGTTCATTTATTATTGTACGTCTGTAAGTGTTATAGTAAAATCGAGTACCGAATTAGCAGGTACCAAGGATGATGGTGACTGTGTTCCGTAGGCGTAATAAGATGGGATAATTAACCTGATCTTTCCTCCTTTTTGTATTTTTTGAATCCCAAACTGCCATCCTAAAATTACATTTCCAAGTTTAAAAGAGGTTGGGGTTCCTTTGGTGCTATCGAAAATAGTACCATTTAATAATCTGCCATCATAATCTGCAGTAATCACCGTTGAGGGTAGATAACTTACGTTTCCTGTTCCAGGAGCTATAATCTGATAAAAAATACCACTCGCATCTTTTGTTGCCGGAATATTATTAGCCTTTACAAAAGCACTTATTGCAGCCGTATCAGCCTTAAACTGGGGAGTAGGATCGTAAGAATCATCAATAGATACATCTTTCTTACAAGCTGCAAAACATCCTGTGAGGCATATCAATAGAATAATATGTTTAAACTTAACCATCAATCGCAAAAATAAGCTTTTAATACGGATGCTACAATTTTTAACCTATTTTAACAAATAAGCCTATTGTTAACACTTAAGATAGGCCTACTGTGTGTTCGAAAGCTGGATTGTAAAATCCAATACTGAATTACCTGGAATAGAACCTACGGCTCCGCTTCCATAACCTAAACTTGGTGGAACAATTAATCTGATTTCACCGCCTTTTTGAATTTTAGGAATGCCTATTCTCCAGCCCTGTATTAATTCTGCCAGATTAAAAGTCTGCTCTTTACCGCCACCATTATCAAACACATTGCCATT
Proteins encoded in this region:
- a CDS encoding deoxyribodipyrimidine photo-lyase translates to MTSISILWFRRDLRLADNAALYHALRGDYPVLPLFIFDKNILDKLPKDDARVTFIYQTIEELKKELQQQGSDLLVKYGEPEKIWPEVLKEYNIKEVYTNHDYEPYARERDDNMAEFLTSEKIVFKTYKDQVIFEKNEILKADKTPYTVFTPFYKQWHAKLNDFYVKAYPTKKYFRNLLQTKHLPLPTLKEIDFEKSKLDFPEISYKSKLGDYAKERDFPALDGTTHIGLHLRFGTLSIRKAVKDALEAKSNVWLSELAWREFYMTILWHFPYSASDSFKKQYDKIKWRNNEDEFKAWREGNTGYPIVDAGMRQLNQTGWMHNRVRMIVGSFLTKHLLIDWRWGETYFAEKLLDYEMASNVGGWQWAAGSGNDAAPYFRVFNPELQTKKFDPKFEYIKKWVPEFGTKKYAQPIVEHTFARERVLKVFKEALSNS
- a CDS encoding FKBP-type peptidyl-prolyl cis-trans isomerase; this encodes MNKFTKLGLLTLLLATVVFSSCKKDYDTAQTVDDAAIKAYISKNSLTQMVPDSAKTGFYYQVTNPTDGELFLNTDSVLYDVTVKSMTNGTTYLQSPSNGNLGTYVGYLNSFYQGSLSTSTYNIPALRTAVLKLKPGGTARILLPSYLAFGRNGVGPIPSNENLDFIIKTYPYHKQWLFDDAKIQSFLAAKNLTATKDPSRVYYITNTVGTGTDAISDESTVVYKYTGRFLDGTVFDSSTDGTFSATFASIYVQGWKNIVRKYTAGAKFRMIIPSDLAYKTSGSNAIPPNAILDFDIEIVSVTN
- a CDS encoding FKBP-type peptidyl-prolyl cis-trans isomerase; the protein is MVKFKHIILLICLTGCFAACKKDVSIDDSYDPTPQFKADTAAISAFVKANNIPATKDASGIFYQIIAPGTGNVSYLPSTVITADYDGRLLNGTIFDSTKGTPTSFKLGNVILGWQFGIQKIQKGGKIRLIIPSYYAYGTQSPSSLVPANSVLDFTITLTDVQ